Proteins from a single region of Bogoriella caseilytica:
- a CDS encoding efflux RND transporter permease subunit, whose translation MSRLGRFSLGNRALVTLATIVALLAGAWSATALQRELLPSLDLPIIGAVTTYPGATPEIVEQQVTQHVEEAANSLTGVERLTSTSSSGMSMVLVELIYGTDATSAHQELSVAVDQVSGTLPEDATTQVISGGVDDLPVVQLSVTAGENPAETEDRLREVAIPELERLAGVRGVEVSGLSESHVLIDVDTDELAAQGLSTQNIADALDANGIVIPAGSITEDGRTLDVEVGARLGTAEQIADLPLATEAGPIRLGEVAEVTEQTAEPGSFSRTDGEESFGIAITRTPEGNTVEISEAVTAQLEEMETALGEGVTVTVVFDQAPFIQQSIENLSVEGAIGLVFALLVIVIFLRGWRPTGVTAVSIPASLLVALLGVQVVGYSLNILTLAALTLSVGRVVDDSIVVIENITRHLGYDKTRHRAILDAVGEVAGAVSSSTFATVAVFLPLGVVGGMVGELFRPFAFTAALALLASLTVALTIVPVLAWWFLRAPKRATSAGDVEHGSDVEHGTDAGEVPDADAEPSSVRPGTEEQHGPLQRGYAGALRGVLGHPLLTLLVAVVILAGTVGIATRLETNFIGDTGENTLSIAQDLPAGTSLEAADEAAATVEEVLADIPEVESYQVTGGTGEGLQALFGSAEQNSFSLTLDIDADAPAVAERLRDELAGLDEDAGELVVSAGSGGLPSELEVIVTGADLEDVNAAATEITEAMADLDGATDVSSDLAAELPTLQVRVDRDAAAEAGLSEAQIGQSAAVALRGSTLTTITGEYGEQDVIMRIEDAPATVEELEDLTLTGIAGPVPLTDVAEVEEVDVPTSIARVNGLRAVTITAAATAQDLGGLTGELRELLDSVDLPDGVSAEIGGVSADQEEAFESLFLALAFSILIVYTIMVATFRSLLQPMILLVSVPFAATGSLGLLWLTGNPLGVEALIGALMLVGIVVTNAIVLIDLVNQYRRDGASLTDAIVDGGRHRLRPILMTAAATIFALVPMALGLTGGGGSFVSLPMALVVIGGLVSSTVLTLLLVPVLYLLLERSKERRQDRKQRRAEAPAAQSRVERRRGRRARA comes from the coding sequence GTGTCCCGTCTTGGCCGTTTCAGTCTCGGAAACCGCGCCCTGGTCACTCTGGCCACCATCGTGGCGCTGCTCGCCGGAGCCTGGTCGGCCACAGCTCTGCAGCGCGAACTCCTCCCCTCCCTGGACCTGCCGATCATCGGCGCCGTCACCACCTACCCCGGAGCCACGCCGGAGATCGTCGAGCAGCAGGTCACCCAGCACGTGGAGGAGGCCGCGAACAGCCTGACCGGTGTGGAGCGGCTGACCTCGACCTCCAGTTCCGGCATGTCCATGGTGCTGGTGGAACTGATCTACGGCACCGATGCCACCTCCGCCCATCAGGAACTTTCGGTGGCGGTGGATCAGGTCTCCGGCACACTGCCGGAGGATGCCACCACCCAGGTGATCTCTGGGGGTGTGGATGACCTGCCGGTGGTCCAGCTCTCGGTCACCGCCGGTGAGAACCCGGCCGAGACCGAGGACCGGTTGCGGGAGGTCGCCATTCCGGAGCTGGAACGGCTCGCCGGCGTGCGCGGCGTGGAGGTCAGCGGGCTGAGCGAGAGCCACGTGCTCATTGACGTCGACACCGACGAGCTCGCCGCTCAAGGGCTGAGCACGCAGAACATCGCGGACGCGCTCGATGCCAATGGCATAGTCATTCCCGCCGGCTCGATCACCGAGGATGGACGCACCCTAGACGTCGAGGTGGGCGCACGACTCGGAACCGCCGAGCAGATCGCCGACCTCCCTCTGGCCACCGAGGCCGGCCCGATCCGGCTCGGGGAGGTCGCCGAGGTCACCGAGCAGACCGCGGAGCCAGGTTCCTTCTCCCGCACCGACGGCGAGGAGAGCTTCGGCATCGCGATCACGCGGACCCCCGAGGGCAACACGGTGGAGATCTCCGAGGCGGTCACCGCCCAGCTGGAGGAGATGGAGACAGCGCTCGGTGAGGGCGTCACCGTCACCGTGGTCTTCGACCAGGCTCCCTTCATCCAGCAGTCCATCGAGAACCTCTCCGTGGAAGGTGCCATCGGGCTGGTCTTCGCGCTGCTGGTGATTGTGATCTTCTTGCGCGGTTGGCGCCCCACCGGGGTGACCGCCGTGTCGATCCCGGCCTCGCTGCTGGTCGCGTTACTCGGTGTGCAGGTCGTGGGCTACAGCCTGAACATCCTCACCCTGGCGGCCCTCACGCTCTCAGTGGGGCGCGTGGTCGATGACTCGATCGTGGTCATCGAGAACATCACCCGGCACCTCGGATACGACAAGACCCGCCACCGGGCCATCCTCGACGCCGTGGGGGAAGTGGCCGGCGCGGTCTCCTCCTCCACCTTCGCCACCGTGGCGGTCTTCCTGCCGCTCGGCGTGGTGGGCGGCATGGTGGGCGAACTCTTCCGGCCCTTCGCCTTCACCGCGGCGCTCGCGCTGCTCGCCTCGCTGACCGTGGCACTGACCATCGTGCCGGTGCTGGCCTGGTGGTTCCTCCGGGCGCCGAAGCGGGCGACGAGCGCTGGTGACGTCGAGCACGGCAGCGACGTCGAGCACGGCACCGATGCCGGGGAGGTTCCGGACGCCGATGCCGAACCAAGCTCGGTACGGCCCGGCACCGAGGAGCAGCATGGCCCCCTTCAGCGCGGCTACGCCGGCGCCCTACGCGGGGTGCTCGGCCACCCACTGCTCACCTTGCTGGTGGCGGTGGTCATCCTGGCCGGCACGGTCGGCATCGCCACCCGCCTGGAAACCAACTTCATCGGCGACACCGGCGAGAACACCCTCTCGATCGCCCAGGATCTTCCGGCCGGTACGTCTCTGGAAGCCGCCGACGAAGCCGCCGCCACCGTCGAAGAGGTGCTCGCCGATATCCCCGAGGTGGAGAGCTACCAGGTCACCGGTGGCACCGGGGAGGGCCTCCAGGCGCTCTTCGGTTCGGCCGAGCAGAACAGCTTCAGCCTCACCCTCGACATCGACGCCGACGCCCCCGCCGTGGCTGAGCGGCTGCGCGACGAGCTTGCGGGCCTAGACGAGGACGCCGGCGAGCTGGTCGTCAGCGCCGGCAGCGGAGGCCTGCCCTCGGAACTCGAGGTCATCGTCACCGGCGCGGACCTCGAGGACGTCAACGCCGCAGCCACCGAGATCACCGAGGCGATGGCCGACCTCGACGGCGCCACCGACGTCAGTTCCGACCTCGCCGCCGAGTTGCCAACCCTGCAGGTGCGAGTGGACCGTGACGCCGCGGCCGAGGCCGGCCTGAGCGAAGCGCAGATCGGGCAGTCGGCGGCGGTCGCGCTGCGCGGATCGACCCTGACGACCATCACCGGGGAGTACGGCGAGCAGGACGTCATCATGCGCATCGAGGATGCCCCCGCCACGGTCGAAGAGCTGGAAGACCTGACGCTCACCGGGATCGCCGGCCCCGTCCCGCTCACGGACGTCGCCGAGGTGGAGGAGGTCGACGTGCCGACGTCGATCGCGCGAGTCAACGGACTGCGCGCCGTCACCATCACCGCTGCCGCCACCGCACAGGACCTCGGCGGACTCACCGGGGAGCTGCGGGAGCTGCTCGACTCCGTCGACCTGCCCGACGGCGTGAGCGCGGAGATCGGCGGCGTCAGTGCCGATCAGGAGGAGGCTTTCGAGTCCCTGTTCCTCGCGCTGGCCTTCTCGATCCTGATCGTCTACACGATCATGGTGGCGACCTTCCGATCGCTGCTGCAGCCCATGATCCTGCTGGTGTCGGTGCCCTTCGCGGCCACCGGTTCGCTCGGGCTGTTGTGGCTGACCGGCAACCCGCTCGGCGTGGAGGCACTGATCGGTGCGTTGATGCTGGTGGGCATCGTGGTCACGAACGCCATCGTGCTGATCGACCTGGTCAACCAGTACCGCCGCGACGGCGCGAGCCTGACCGACGCCATCGTGGACGGCGGGCGGCACCGGCTGCGCCCGATCCTCATGACCGCCGCCGCCACGATCTTCGCGCTGGTGCCCATGGCGCTGGGGCTGACCGGTGGGGGTGGATCCTTCGTCTCGCTGCCGATGGCGCTCGTGGTGATCGGCGGTCTGGTCTCCTCCACGGTGCTGACGCTGCTGCTCGTTCCGGTGCTCTACCTGCTGCTGGAGCGCAGCAAGGAACGCCGGCAGGACCGCAAGCAGCGGCGTGCGGAAGCGCCCGCAGCTCAGAGCCGGGTGGAACGCCGCCGGGGCAGGCGCGCGCGGGCCTGA
- a CDS encoding serine hydrolase domain-containing protein — MTSTPDPQPVLRSLAPYLADWAAFHADHRGITGLQLAVARRGELLLDLAHGQANAETGEPLRTDHRFIIASHSKTMTATLVMQLVEEGALRLDDTVAERYPDLAGSAVAGTTLRELLGHQGGFIRDSSDGDFWQYGRDFFSADDLVAMLRREGQVFEPNTHFKYSNMSFSLLGLILERVTGRSYQELAHERIVQPLGLEQTGPGWSPELDEHFAAGHSARFAHGDSRRALRHVDTATMLYAGGWYSTAADMTRYGAAHCYGDDRLLTDASKRLMQREESRPHVRGEDLGAYGLGMQVRTVGKRRLVGHSGGYPGHITRTWIDPVDGLVVSALTNDVDGPAAEIAVAIIRLIDLALDAAASEPEPLPQELRDVLGRWAGLWGVTDIVDLGGVLHLINPGDPAPSAAANRLDVTDGGGAPGLRVESVDGYGDVGERIGIGRDDDGAVRTLRFGGTTAWPYERYREAMAAGNPTTIPSALGQ; from the coding sequence ATGACCTCCACACCAGACCCCCAGCCCGTGCTGCGTTCGCTGGCCCCCTACCTCGCCGACTGGGCCGCCTTCCACGCTGACCACCGGGGCATCACCGGTCTCCAGCTGGCCGTGGCGCGGCGCGGCGAACTGCTCCTGGATCTCGCGCATGGCCAGGCCAATGCCGAGACCGGCGAGCCGCTGCGCACCGACCACCGGTTCATCATCGCCTCGCATTCGAAGACGATGACCGCCACGCTGGTGATGCAGCTGGTGGAGGAGGGCGCACTGCGCCTGGACGACACCGTGGCGGAGCGCTACCCGGATCTGGCCGGCAGCGCCGTGGCCGGCACCACGCTCCGCGAGCTGCTCGGCCACCAGGGCGGTTTCATCCGCGACTCCTCCGACGGCGACTTCTGGCAGTATGGCCGCGACTTCTTCTCCGCCGACGACCTCGTCGCGATGCTGCGCAGGGAAGGCCAGGTCTTCGAGCCGAACACGCACTTCAAGTACTCCAATATGTCCTTCTCTCTGCTCGGCCTGATCCTGGAGCGGGTCACCGGCCGCAGCTACCAGGAGCTCGCGCACGAGCGCATCGTGCAGCCGTTGGGCCTGGAGCAGACCGGCCCGGGCTGGAGCCCGGAACTCGACGAGCACTTCGCCGCCGGGCACTCCGCCCGCTTCGCCCACGGCGACTCCCGGCGGGCGTTGCGCCACGTGGACACCGCCACCATGCTCTACGCCGGCGGCTGGTACTCCACCGCGGCGGACATGACCCGCTATGGCGCCGCCCACTGCTACGGCGATGACCGGCTCCTGACCGATGCCTCCAAGCGCTTGATGCAGCGCGAGGAATCCCGCCCGCACGTGCGCGGCGAGGACCTCGGCGCCTACGGCCTCGGCATGCAGGTCCGCACTGTCGGCAAGCGGCGCCTGGTCGGCCACTCCGGCGGCTACCCCGGCCACATCACCCGCACCTGGATCGACCCGGTCGACGGGCTCGTGGTCTCCGCCCTGACCAACGACGTCGACGGCCCGGCAGCCGAGATCGCCGTCGCCATCATCCGGCTCATCGACCTCGCCCTGGACGCCGCTGCCAGCGAGCCCGAGCCGCTGCCGCAGGAGTTGCGCGACGTGCTCGGCCGCTGGGCGGGGCTGTGGGGCGTGACCGACATCGTCGACCTCGGCGGCGTGCTCCATCTGATCAACCCCGGTGATCCCGCACCGTCGGCGGCAGCCAATCGCCTCGACGTCACTGACGGCGGCGGCGCCCCCGGGCTGCGGGTGGAGTCGGTCGACGGTTACGGCGATGTGGGCGAGCGGATCGGGATTGGTCGCGACGACGACGGCGCAGTCCGGACGCTGCGCTTTGGTGGGACCACCGCGTGGCCCTACGAGCGCTACCGCGAGGCAATGGCAGCGGGGAACCCCACCACCATCCCTTCCGCGCTGGGCCAATAA